From Salinirubellus salinus, the proteins below share one genomic window:
- a CDS encoding ABC transporter substrate-binding protein: MSDGDSKQTEGAQAVSDSDASTRPDGRRSRRAFLAAGATASLVTFAGCAGGEGTETPAGDGTGTATRTPTVTSTSTDYPDEVVIGSVHPLTGSTSYVGNRLHNAVRMAATVKNEEGGIQSMDGAEVKVLQGDHKNDPAVGGEVTGELIDRGADILTGTYSSPVTNAATRVAESEGVPFVIDISVAASLLQERDLEYVYRAQPNSWSQSADHVEGLTAVADRAGLDIETVGLFYVDTTYGQAIRDGLERAIEGTNMEVVETASIGFGGTADSQVTRFRQADPDAIFPTVFTNQMLELVKAMQDQNYWPDVFAACASGGMYTENFQKMGDVIDGALSSGYQIDLTQEKAQRINERYMQTFDTPAMKGNIGMAYTTAEVVIEAFEQAGSADPEVLRRTLDDITVDEHIMAMPPISFTERGENANPLSVMNQIQDMEAQVVYPEEYATVEVQPELIGQN, encoded by the coding sequence ATGTCCGACGGTGATTCGAAACAGACGGAGGGCGCCCAGGCCGTGTCCGACTCCGACGCGTCGACCCGACCCGACGGCCGCCGCTCGCGACGCGCGTTCCTCGCGGCCGGGGCGACGGCATCGCTGGTGACGTTCGCCGGGTGTGCCGGCGGCGAGGGGACGGAGACCCCCGCTGGGGACGGGACCGGGACTGCCACGCGGACGCCGACCGTCACGAGCACGTCGACCGACTACCCCGACGAGGTGGTCATCGGCTCGGTCCACCCCCTCACGGGGAGCACCTCCTACGTCGGGAACCGTCTCCACAATGCCGTCCGGATGGCCGCGACGGTCAAGAACGAGGAGGGCGGTATCCAGTCGATGGACGGTGCCGAGGTGAAGGTGCTCCAGGGCGACCACAAGAACGACCCCGCCGTTGGTGGGGAGGTCACGGGCGAACTCATCGACCGGGGTGCGGACATCCTCACCGGGACGTACTCCTCGCCCGTGACCAACGCCGCGACCCGGGTCGCCGAGTCCGAGGGCGTGCCGTTCGTCATCGACATCTCGGTCGCCGCGTCGCTGCTCCAGGAACGCGACCTCGAGTACGTCTACCGGGCGCAACCCAACTCCTGGAGCCAGTCGGCCGACCACGTCGAGGGGCTGACTGCCGTCGCCGACCGGGCGGGGCTCGACATCGAGACCGTCGGGCTGTTCTACGTGGACACCACCTACGGACAGGCCATCCGTGACGGGCTCGAGCGCGCCATCGAGGGGACGAACATGGAGGTCGTCGAGACCGCGAGCATCGGGTTCGGTGGGACGGCCGACAGTCAGGTCACGCGGTTCAGGCAAGCCGACCCGGACGCCATCTTCCCGACGGTGTTCACGAACCAGATGCTGGAACTGGTCAAGGCGATGCAGGACCAGAACTACTGGCCGGACGTGTTCGCGGCGTGTGCCAGCGGTGGCATGTACACCGAGAACTTCCAGAAGATGGGAGACGTCATCGACGGGGCGCTCTCCTCGGGGTACCAGATCGACCTGACACAGGAGAAGGCCCAGCGCATCAACGAGCGGTACATGCAGACCTTCGACACCCCCGCGATGAAAGGCAACATCGGCATGGCCTACACGACCGCGGAGGTCGTCATCGAGGCGTTCGAACAGGCGGGGAGCGCCGACCCGGAGGTGCTGCGCCGGACGCTCGACGACATCACCGTCGACGAGCACATCATGGCGATGCCACCGATCTCGTTCACCGAGCGCGGCGAGAACGCCAACCCCCTCTCGGTGATGAACCAGATCCAGGACATGGAGGCGCAGGTGGTCTACCCCGAGGAGTACGCGACGGTCGAGGTCCAGCCCGAACTCATCGGCCAGAACTGA
- a CDS encoding DoxX family protein, translating into MFGRHVQFEYSETWVGYALFGLRVIMGWSFFYSGATKAWDPNWSVRGFLLYGIPEGNPFVDIWTVMATEWAWLLTPLNSLGLTLVGLGLIFGAFVRFAAFWGAVMMLFYWLAAFPLPNSILINYHVMYVLLLFVLGAFGAGRILGLDAWIESQPIVENNPRLKLFLG; encoded by the coding sequence ATGTTCGGTCGACACGTACAGTTCGAGTACTCCGAGACGTGGGTCGGATACGCCCTGTTCGGCCTCCGTGTCATCATGGGGTGGTCGTTCTTCTACTCCGGGGCCACCAAGGCGTGGGACCCGAACTGGAGTGTCCGCGGGTTCCTCCTGTACGGCATTCCGGAGGGGAACCCGTTCGTGGACATCTGGACGGTGATGGCCACCGAGTGGGCCTGGCTGCTCACGCCGCTGAACTCGCTCGGCCTGACGCTCGTCGGCCTGGGGCTCATCTTCGGCGCGTTCGTCCGGTTCGCCGCGTTCTGGGGTGCGGTGATGATGCTGTTCTACTGGCTGGCCGCGTTCCCGCTCCCGAACTCCATCCTCATCAACTACCACGTGATGTACGTCCTGCTGTTGTTCGTGCTGGGCGCGTTCGGGGCGGGCCGCATCCTCGGCCTCGACGCCTGGATCGAGTCACAGCCCATCGTCGAGAACAACCCCCGGTTGAAGCTGTTCCTGGGGTGA